One Phycisphaerae bacterium RAS2 DNA window includes the following coding sequences:
- a CDS encoding PEP-CTERM motif protein: MKKFSLVPVVAIALLSATFSLSANADTISFQDKVEFVTDLPPNNMMQIQLPSFDTQGGTLTLNSVLVEIFHQGSVEMAADNDDPFRPAVVRGRMFRTFAATGPGVVAGGNNVTSTAFVNLSADDGDLVVFDPSGPDGVDFGTIGYGPLLAHSSNPATVLYATPGPGLVNFDVEATLMSQDLQFQGQAPDAWTLEVENPRLSVTVKVTYDYVPEPSTLSLLGLGLVGLIRRSRR, translated from the coding sequence GTGAAGAAGTTCAGTCTCGTACCCGTCGTCGCAATTGCTCTCTTGAGCGCGACATTTTCGCTTTCGGCGAATGCTGACACGATCAGCTTTCAGGACAAAGTGGAGTTCGTCACCGACCTGCCGCCGAACAACATGATGCAGATTCAGCTTCCGTCCTTCGATACGCAGGGCGGAACCCTCACGCTGAACAGCGTCCTTGTTGAGATTTTTCACCAGGGTTCTGTCGAGATGGCCGCGGACAACGATGATCCGTTCCGCCCGGCCGTCGTACGCGGTCGAATGTTCCGCACGTTCGCGGCAACCGGCCCCGGCGTTGTGGCTGGTGGGAACAATGTGACGTCGACCGCATTCGTGAATCTTTCGGCGGATGATGGCGACTTGGTGGTCTTTGATCCGTCCGGTCCGGATGGTGTCGATTTCGGCACGATTGGGTATGGTCCGTTGCTCGCGCATTCGTCGAATCCTGCGACGGTCCTGTACGCAACGCCGGGCCCAGGTCTGGTGAACTTCGACGTTGAAGCGACCCTGATGAGCCAGGACCTTCAGTTTCAGGGCCAGGCCCCCGATGCGTGGACCCTTGAAGTCGAAAATCCCCGGCTGTCGGTGACAGTGAAGGTGACATACGACTATGTTCCGGAGCCTTCCACCCTTTCGCTTCTCGGACTGGGCCTGGTTGGCCTGATTCGCCGCAGCCGACGCTAA
- a CDS encoding phosphoenolpyruvate synthase — MNPDADNTVESSSVLDGYLARYPHLLDRIIRQLQVALHEKGAISIDEMYEKARGEQVESGTGNPNVAEAPRGDEAERTAVNRLTRWYAGQHLSAREIDDLVNLALKREEADKLRAIVSLSAVSFRLLSDAVRRFCALPEGESHLQPDEAMGIRVGLIRHLISDQLEFIGIAKWHLRIRDFGEIVPRLIGDEAGMGRIGGKAAGMFLAHRILTRGPEPSGREREKDARIQQAVADCAGIAIPESYYLRSDVIEDFIKLNDLGEYQNQKYKTAEEIRKDYRLIKQVFRNGKFPVRVVEQLRRLLEEIGHHPVIVRSSSLLEDRFGTAFSGKYASFFLGNQGSLEKRLAALLGAIAEVFASALGPDPLLYRREHDLLDYEEDMAVLIQKVVGQRFGPYFAPAFAGVAFSRNEYRWSPRIRREDGLMRIVMGLGTRAVDRVASEFPRMVALGMPTLRHESSIPEITRRSQRTIDVINLSKNRLESVSFEDVYRQEGKFGLLDRIVSISQDGMLVPPTGTYIDTPASQLVVTFDKLMSEGVFSEQMRGLLRRLELAYGVPVDVEFAHDGERLYLLQCRTLSQLAEMEEVTIPADVPEERTIFSANRFVRSGIVDGIEYVIYVDPRDYDRLDSNEKRVHVARVIGALNERLRDRRFILIGPGRWGSNDKRLGVPVSYADINRSKMLIEVARERDGYVPEVSFGTHFFQDLVEAGIAYLPLYPDDRRNRFNETFLSGSDNQLSSILPGEGEMGDVVRLIDVSVAAGGRHVRVVMDGRTDQALAFLAD; from the coding sequence ATGAATCCTGACGCGGACAACACGGTCGAGTCGTCGTCGGTGCTCGATGGGTATCTTGCGCGATACCCGCATCTCCTGGACCGGATCATCCGCCAGTTGCAGGTGGCGCTTCACGAGAAGGGCGCAATCTCCATCGACGAGATGTATGAGAAGGCCCGCGGAGAGCAGGTCGAATCGGGCACCGGGAACCCCAATGTCGCCGAGGCGCCGCGCGGCGACGAAGCGGAGCGCACGGCGGTCAATCGCCTCACGCGCTGGTATGCCGGGCAGCACCTGTCGGCACGGGAAATAGACGATCTGGTGAATCTCGCGCTCAAGCGCGAGGAAGCCGACAAACTTCGCGCGATCGTGTCGTTGTCCGCCGTGTCGTTCCGATTGCTGTCCGACGCCGTGCGACGATTCTGTGCCCTGCCCGAAGGGGAGTCACATCTTCAGCCCGACGAGGCAATGGGGATTCGCGTGGGGCTGATCCGCCATCTCATCAGCGATCAGCTTGAGTTCATCGGCATCGCCAAGTGGCACCTGCGTATTCGCGATTTCGGCGAGATCGTGCCGCGACTCATTGGCGACGAAGCCGGCATGGGGCGGATCGGCGGCAAGGCGGCCGGAATGTTCCTCGCCCATCGCATCCTGACGCGCGGCCCGGAGCCGTCCGGGCGCGAGCGGGAGAAAGATGCGCGGATTCAGCAGGCGGTCGCGGATTGCGCGGGCATCGCCATCCCGGAATCGTATTACCTGCGGTCCGACGTGATCGAGGACTTCATCAAGCTAAACGACCTGGGCGAGTACCAGAACCAGAAATACAAGACTGCGGAGGAGATCCGCAAGGACTATCGCCTGATCAAACAGGTGTTTCGCAATGGGAAGTTCCCGGTACGCGTGGTGGAACAGTTGCGGCGCCTGTTGGAAGAGATCGGCCATCATCCGGTGATCGTTCGGTCCAGCAGCCTGCTCGAAGACCGCTTCGGCACGGCGTTTTCAGGCAAGTATGCGAGTTTCTTTCTGGGCAATCAGGGGTCGCTGGAAAAGCGGCTCGCGGCGTTGCTGGGCGCGATTGCCGAGGTGTTCGCCAGCGCGCTGGGGCCGGACCCGTTGCTCTATCGGCGGGAGCATGATCTGCTGGACTACGAAGAAGACATGGCGGTCCTGATCCAGAAGGTGGTGGGGCAGCGTTTCGGGCCGTATTTCGCGCCGGCGTTTGCAGGCGTGGCGTTCAGTCGGAACGAGTATCGGTGGAGCCCGCGGATTCGCCGAGAGGACGGCTTGATGCGGATCGTGATGGGGCTGGGGACGCGTGCGGTGGATCGGGTGGCATCGGAGTTTCCGCGAATGGTGGCGCTGGGGATGCCGACGCTTCGGCACGAGTCATCCATTCCCGAAATCACGCGGCGATCGCAGCGAACGATCGACGTGATCAACCTGTCGAAGAATCGCCTGGAATCGGTTTCGTTTGAGGATGTCTATCGGCAGGAGGGGAAGTTCGGGCTGCTGGATCGAATTGTGTCGATCTCGCAGGACGGAATGCTCGTTCCGCCGACGGGGACCTACATCGACACCCCGGCGTCGCAATTGGTCGTGACGTTCGACAAGTTGATGAGCGAGGGGGTGTTTTCGGAGCAGATGCGCGGCCTGCTTCGTCGGCTGGAGCTGGCGTACGGCGTGCCGGTGGACGTGGAGTTTGCGCACGATGGGGAGAGACTGTATCTCCTCCAATGTCGAACATTGAGCCAGTTGGCGGAGATGGAGGAGGTCACGATCCCGGCGGATGTGCCGGAGGAGCGGACGATTTTCAGCGCCAACCGGTTTGTGCGATCGGGAATCGTGGACGGGATTGAGTACGTGATCTACGTGGACCCGAGGGACTACGATCGTCTGGATTCGAACGAGAAGCGGGTGCACGTGGCGCGGGTCATCGGGGCGCTGAATGAGAGGCTGCGCGACCGGCGGTTCATCCTGATCGGTCCGGGCCGGTGGGGCAGCAATGACAAGCGACTGGGCGTGCCGGTGAGCTATGCGGACATCAATCGCTCGAAGATGCTCATTGAGGTGGCGCGGGAGCGCGATGGCTACGTGCCGGAGGTCTCGTTCGGGACGCATTTCTTTCAAGATCTCGTGGAGGCCGGCATTGCGTACCTGCCCTTGTATCCGGACGATCGGCGCAATCGGTTCAACGAGACGTTCTTGAGCGGGTCGGACAATCAACTTTCGAGTATCCTGCCGGGCGAGGGAGAAATGGGAGACGTGGTGCGATTGATCGACGTGTCGGTTGCCGCGGGCGGGCGCCATGTGCGCGTGGTGATGGACGGCCGCACGGACCAGGCGCTCGCTTTTTTGGCGGATTGA
- the rpsU gene encoding 30S ribosomal protein S21, whose translation MIKVRPRPNEPVQQLMRRLKKLCEREGVLREMKRTAYYEKPSDRNRRNLRKAKRRVQKFGEVPAR comes from the coding sequence ATGATCAAAGTTCGACCCCGCCCCAACGAGCCGGTACAGCAATTGATGCGTCGCCTGAAGAAGCTTTGCGAGCGCGAGGGAGTCTTGCGCGAGATGAAGCGGACGGCCTATTACGAGAAGCCTTCGGATCGCAACCGGCGCAACCTGCGCAAGGCCAAGCGCCGCGTGCAGAAGTTCGGCGAAGTTCCGGCTCGCTGA
- a CDS encoding 16S ribosomal RNA methyltransferase KsgA/Dim1 family protein, whose amino-acid sequence MSHDPLNANVAEPEMAASTLGERRAKAADFSLFFRKFLAKGRTISSAVPSSPSLVAGVLRPIDWSKPATIVELGAGTGPVTQEILENMRPHHRFVAVENDGDFCEVLRRRFPEANLLQCDATRVREPLAKLGIQKVDYVLSGLPTPSLPKRAAVRLWQWLRESLTPNGMFIQITVAPVLFKGFYHRLFDNVNYRMVWMNVPPGGVYYCSRPRQHLSRSA is encoded by the coding sequence GTGAGCCACGATCCGTTGAACGCAAACGTCGCCGAACCCGAAATGGCTGCGTCGACGCTCGGTGAGCGCCGTGCCAAGGCCGCTGACTTCAGCCTGTTCTTCCGCAAGTTTCTCGCCAAGGGGCGAACCATCTCATCCGCCGTGCCCTCCAGCCCATCGCTGGTGGCCGGCGTTCTTCGGCCGATTGACTGGAGCAAGCCCGCAACAATTGTTGAACTCGGCGCGGGCACCGGCCCGGTGACGCAGGAGATCCTGGAGAACATGCGGCCGCACCATCGATTCGTGGCGGTCGAGAACGATGGCGATTTCTGCGAGGTGTTGCGCCGGCGTTTCCCCGAAGCGAACCTGCTGCAGTGCGACGCGACGCGCGTGCGCGAGCCGCTGGCCAAGCTCGGAATTCAGAAGGTGGACTACGTGTTAAGCGGCCTGCCTACGCCCAGTTTGCCGAAGCGAGCGGCCGTGCGGCTGTGGCAGTGGCTGCGCGAATCGCTGACCCCCAACGGCATGTTCATTCAGATCACCGTGGCCCCGGTGCTGTTCAAGGGTTTCTATCACCGCCTGTTTGACAATGTGAACTATCGCATGGTCTGGATGAACGTCCCGCCCGGCGGCGTCTACTACTGCTCGCGCCCCCGCCAGCACCTTTCGCGCTCGGCTTAG
- the ino1 gene encoding Inositol-3-phosphate synthase, whose translation MPTTPEKLGLWLVGASGNVATTVAVGLAAMHSGRVRPIGLITESPACRGLQLAPFACIVLGGHEIARRTPHQTAHELADQSGLFGTELLKAVAPALRRYGRQIRPGYDPRSPRRVSAASVIARLRRDIDAFKSSQRLARVVVIHVASAEAMHDARKFPRDWRAFESMLKRRRAAAVPPSVLYALAAIEAGAAYVNFTPAVGADLPAIRARAAQRGAALMGSDAKTGESLLRSVLAPMFSDRCLDVRSWTGANLLGNRDGANLSDAKVKVAKLRSKDAILASLLSPRPDTHTAIEFVASLHDWKTAWNHIHFAGFLGTPMALQFVWQGCDSILAAPLVIDLARLADLHLRRGRSGVMSHLAAFFKAPMDSRDHHFHRQMAALHAYLDNARAEARR comes from the coding sequence TTGCCGACCACCCCCGAAAAACTCGGCCTCTGGCTCGTCGGCGCGTCCGGCAATGTCGCGACGACGGTCGCCGTCGGTCTGGCCGCCATGCACTCGGGGCGCGTTCGACCCATCGGGCTGATTACGGAATCCCCCGCCTGTCGCGGCCTTCAGCTCGCGCCGTTTGCGTGCATCGTCCTTGGCGGTCATGAAATCGCACGGCGCACGCCGCATCAGACCGCACATGAATTGGCGGACCAGAGCGGATTATTCGGCACGGAATTGCTTAAGGCCGTCGCGCCGGCGCTGCGTCGATACGGCCGGCAAATCCGTCCTGGCTACGACCCACGCTCCCCAAGACGGGTATCAGCCGCGAGCGTGATTGCGCGACTTCGCCGGGATATCGACGCATTCAAGTCATCGCAGCGCTTGGCTCGCGTGGTCGTGATTCATGTTGCTTCGGCCGAGGCGATGCATGACGCACGCAAGTTTCCGCGCGATTGGAGGGCCTTCGAATCGATGCTGAAACGGCGCCGAGCGGCCGCCGTTCCACCGAGTGTGCTGTACGCGCTCGCGGCGATTGAGGCCGGGGCGGCGTATGTCAATTTTACGCCGGCAGTCGGCGCGGACCTTCCTGCGATTCGGGCGCGGGCGGCGCAGCGCGGCGCGGCCCTCATGGGGTCGGACGCCAAGACGGGCGAAAGCCTTCTGCGATCCGTGCTCGCACCGATGTTTTCTGATAGATGTCTGGATGTACGAAGCTGGACCGGCGCCAACCTGCTGGGCAATCGCGACGGCGCAAACCTGTCTGATGCGAAGGTCAAGGTCGCCAAGCTCCGCTCGAAGGACGCCATCCTCGCGTCGCTGCTTTCACCGCGGCCCGACACACACACGGCCATTGAGTTTGTCGCGTCGCTGCACGACTGGAAGACCGCGTGGAATCACATTCACTTCGCCGGGTTTCTCGGCACGCCGATGGCGTTGCAGTTTGTTTGGCAGGGGTGTGATTCGATCCTGGCCGCGCCGCTGGTCATCGACCTGGCGCGGCTGGCAGACCTGCACCTGCGCCGCGGCCGCTCCGGAGTCATGTCGCATCTGGCCGCATTCTTCAAGGCACCAATGGATTCGCGCGACCATCACTTTCACCGGCAAATGGCGGCCCTGCACGCCTACCTCGACAACGCCCGCGCGGAGGCCCGCCGATGA
- a CDS encoding fructoselysine 3-epimerase — translation MTPRLAYSANAYMRYDVLEAIRRIAEVGYRGIELMADAPHLWPAETTPQTIDAVRTALEQRGLTISNINAFMMNRIGDPRQPYWHPSWLEPDRRYRQVRIDHTLAALALARDLGSPHITTEPGGPKPDGMTWRSAFQLFVEMLKPVVERAEQLGVRLLVEPEPGLLIERCEQYLELADRIASPALGLNFDVGHAYCVKEYPAVWIPRLREHTVHYHLEDIAATRVHEHLVPGRGAIDFPAVLAAIGQAYFDGGGWATVELYPYVDDPDGAGRSALAFLHDAAAAL, via the coding sequence ATGACGCCGCGCCTGGCCTACAGCGCGAATGCCTACATGCGCTACGACGTGTTGGAAGCGATTCGGCGCATTGCGGAAGTCGGCTACCGTGGAATCGAACTGATGGCCGACGCGCCTCACCTGTGGCCGGCCGAGACCACGCCGCAGACGATCGACGCCGTGCGCACGGCCCTTGAGCAGCGCGGCCTGACAATCTCCAACATCAACGCCTTCATGATGAATCGCATCGGCGACCCGCGGCAGCCCTATTGGCACCCGAGCTGGCTGGAGCCGGATCGGAGATACCGACAGGTGCGCATTGATCACACGCTCGCGGCGCTGGCGCTGGCACGCGACCTGGGCTCGCCGCACATCACCACGGAGCCCGGCGGGCCGAAACCCGACGGCATGACCTGGCGCAGCGCGTTTCAGCTATTTGTCGAGATGCTCAAGCCGGTGGTGGAACGCGCAGAACAACTGGGCGTGCGGCTGCTGGTCGAACCCGAACCGGGATTGCTGATCGAGCGGTGCGAACAATACCTCGAGCTGGCTGACCGGATTGCCTCGCCAGCCCTGGGATTGAATTTCGACGTCGGCCACGCATACTGCGTCAAAGAATATCCGGCCGTGTGGATCCCGCGTCTGCGCGAGCACACCGTGCATTACCACCTTGAAGACATCGCGGCGACGCGCGTACACGAGCACCTGGTTCCCGGCCGCGGCGCGATTGATTTTCCCGCCGTGCTGGCAGCGATCGGACAGGCGTATTTCGACGGCGGCGGCTGGGCGACCGTCGAATTGTATCCCTACGTGGACGACCCCGACGGCGCGGGCCGCTCGGCGCTAGCATTTCTCCACGACGCGGCGGCGGCCTTATGA
- a CDS encoding prenyltransferase produces MSKLRAYAELVRLPNLFTAAADVLAGYWLYTRELSPTPVLAALAISSVCLYASAVALNAVVDAELDRTERPGRPIPSGRLTLHTARRCFAWLALLGLASAGAASILAQTPACIAFAGLIFFAGALYNLGVKHTPLRAANMATCRGLNLALGMSGHAAVAGLPLLAFFTFVAALTHFGRDEAGASSRSRLNGGAAGILIALLLLGYFAAERMMVDTAVLVLWLALAIHLGRVALRAVKRPDAATVQYAMGTFILAIIPFDAIMVCAAHGWRGGVPFAVLLLGAVIAGRWARPT; encoded by the coding sequence ATGAGCAAACTGCGAGCCTACGCCGAGCTGGTGCGGCTGCCGAATCTCTTCACGGCGGCAGCCGACGTGTTGGCGGGCTACTGGCTCTACACACGCGAGCTCTCCCCGACGCCGGTGCTTGCCGCGCTGGCAATTTCATCCGTTTGTCTTTATGCGAGCGCCGTCGCCCTGAACGCCGTTGTGGACGCGGAGCTCGATCGGACCGAACGGCCCGGCCGCCCGATCCCTTCGGGCCGATTGACCCTGCACACCGCGCGACGATGCTTCGCATGGCTGGCGCTGCTGGGTCTCGCGTCGGCGGGGGCGGCATCGATCCTCGCGCAGACACCGGCCTGCATCGCCTTCGCCGGATTGATCTTCTTTGCCGGCGCCTTGTACAACCTTGGCGTCAAACACACCCCGCTCCGCGCTGCGAACATGGCGACGTGTCGCGGGCTGAATCTCGCCTTGGGCATGTCGGGGCACGCCGCAGTCGCCGGCCTGCCGCTGCTTGCGTTTTTTACATTTGTCGCTGCACTGACTCATTTCGGTCGCGACGAAGCAGGCGCGTCGTCGCGGAGCCGACTGAACGGCGGCGCCGCCGGCATCCTGATCGCCTTGCTGTTGCTCGGCTATTTTGCAGCCGAACGCATGATGGTCGATACGGCCGTGTTGGTGCTTTGGCTGGCTCTCGCCATTCACCTCGGCCGCGTCGCGCTACGTGCCGTCAAACGCCCCGATGCCGCCACCGTGCAATACGCCATGGGTACGTTCATCCTTGCGATCATCCCGTTTGACGCGATCATGGTGTGCGCGGCGCACGGCTGGCGCGGCGGCGTGCCCTTCGCCGTACTGCTGCTTGGAGCGGTGATCGCCGGGCGCTGGGCGCGACCCACTTGA
- a CDS encoding fructoselysine 3-epimerase codes for MQDTSLVPILSYNTNGFAHHRLPEAIEVLSGIGYRHVAITLDIHSLDPAGGNLDAHIASIRDLLARHEMACTIETGGRFILDPHRKHWPTLVSGDARDRQRRIDFLRRAIDIAGALDADAVSFWSGAMERDLPVDSAWSHLRESCRELLIHARDRAVQLAFEPEPGMFIETCDQYAKLAGEMVAISSGIPLGLALDVGHVHCLGDGDPASRIRQFAESLRVIHIEDMRTGLHEHVMFGEGEMDFPPIIAALCDVGYTGPLVVELSRHSHDAVNAARRAFEFLSSMLT; via the coding sequence ATGCAGGATACCAGCTTGGTACCGATCCTCTCCTATAACACCAACGGTTTCGCGCACCATCGACTGCCGGAGGCGATCGAAGTTCTTTCGGGGATTGGATACCGCCATGTCGCGATCACCCTCGACATTCATTCGCTCGACCCCGCGGGTGGCAATCTGGATGCTCACATCGCCAGCATTCGAGACTTGCTGGCAAGGCACGAGATGGCCTGCACGATTGAAACGGGCGGCCGCTTCATCCTGGACCCGCACCGCAAGCACTGGCCCACGCTGGTCAGCGGCGACGCGCGCGACCGGCAGCGACGGATCGACTTTCTGCGCCGCGCGATCGACATCGCCGGAGCGCTGGACGCCGACGCCGTCAGCTTCTGGTCCGGCGCAATGGAACGCGACCTGCCCGTTGATTCAGCATGGTCACATCTCCGGGAAAGCTGCCGCGAGCTACTGATCCATGCGCGCGACCGCGCCGTGCAACTGGCTTTCGAACCGGAACCGGGCATGTTCATCGAAACCTGCGACCAGTACGCGAAGCTGGCCGGTGAAATGGTGGCGATCTCGAGCGGCATCCCGCTCGGGCTGGCGCTCGATGTCGGCCACGTTCACTGTCTCGGCGACGGCGACCCTGCATCGCGCATCCGCCAATTCGCGGAATCGCTGCGCGTCATCCACATCGAAGACATGCGCACCGGCCTGCACGAGCACGTCATGTTCGGCGAGGGCGAAATGGATTTCCCGCCGATCATCGCAGCCTTGTGCGACGTGGGCTACACTGGGCCGCTCGTCGTGGAGCTAAGCCGCCACAGTCACGACGCGGTGAACGCGGCGCGACGAGCGTTTGAGTTTCTGTCGTCCATGCTCACCTGA